Proteins co-encoded in one Halorussus lipolyticus genomic window:
- a CDS encoding carboxypeptidase-like regulatory domain-containing protein: MLESDSDPTDRRRTRRVGAVIALAVAAVLVAAAGPGASVPDPPHRLYGTVTDGDGDALAGATVEVVYDGRTVATATTNESGFYDVSVSDPDTDATDETLSLAVNGGSTGTTVTWESGASERRDLTGSAGGGSGTTTTTTTATTTQRTTTEDDSDGGSGGGGNGGGAGGDDGSDGGGFGDTSDRSDESSSDDPTTATTTERAVEDDDTKRTRSDAPTVGDEAPTETTPVTTEQATDSTGAGDESSDLPGGPIGTAVGGLALFLAGGVTFRYFSA; encoded by the coding sequence ATGCTCGAATCAGACTCAGACCCAACTGACCGACGACGGACGCGCCGAGTCGGCGCGGTAATCGCACTCGCGGTCGCGGCGGTACTGGTCGCGGCGGCCGGTCCCGGTGCGAGCGTTCCGGACCCGCCACATCGCCTCTACGGGACCGTCACCGACGGCGACGGGGACGCGCTGGCCGGTGCGACCGTCGAAGTCGTCTACGACGGCCGGACCGTGGCGACGGCGACGACCAACGAGTCGGGATTCTACGACGTGTCGGTCTCGGACCCCGACACTGACGCGACCGACGAGACGCTCTCGCTCGCGGTGAACGGCGGTTCGACCGGGACGACCGTGACGTGGGAGTCGGGGGCCTCCGAGCGGCGCGACCTCACGGGGTCGGCCGGCGGCGGGTCGGGGACGACCACGACGACGACCACCGCGACCACGACCCAGCGAACGACGACCGAGGACGACTCGGACGGCGGGTCCGGCGGTGGCGGTAACGGCGGCGGTGCTGGCGGTGATGACGGCAGTGACGGTGGTGGATTCGGCGACACCAGCGACCGGTCGGACGAGTCGTCGTCCGACGACCCGACGACCGCGACGACGACCGAGCGAGCGGTCGAGGACGACGACACCAAGCGTACCCGGAGCGACGCTCCCACCGTCGGCGACGAGGCCCCGACCGAAACCACCCCGGTCACGACCGAGCAGGCGACCGATTCGACCGGGGCCGGAGACGAATCGTCGGACCTCCCCGGCGGACCGATTGGGACCGCGGTGGGCGGCCTCGCGCTGTTCCTCGCGGGCGGGGTGACCTTCCGGTACTTCTCGGCGTAG